Proteins encoded within one genomic window of Phototrophicus methaneseepsis:
- a CDS encoding NUDIX domain-containing protein, translating into MPDTPPIVPLSSEYMWQSRWYSVRQDKVRWPDGSESDYNVLEVRPSVFIVPVTHQGEIVLIYNYRHPLGKWCWELPAGGIEQGQTPLQAAQAELLQEVGGTSESWQFLFQAPSMNGIGDHIIHYFVAREVQLGPTHHEGTEAIQVHTFAAEEALSMARRGAMQDILSIAGLLAAEPLLIKPGSF; encoded by the coding sequence ATGCCCGATACGCCGCCTATTGTGCCACTCAGCAGCGAGTATATGTGGCAATCGCGCTGGTATAGCGTGCGCCAGGATAAGGTGCGTTGGCCGGATGGCAGCGAGAGCGATTATAACGTGCTGGAAGTGCGTCCATCGGTATTCATTGTGCCCGTGACGCATCAGGGCGAGATCGTCCTGATCTATAACTATCGGCATCCATTAGGCAAGTGGTGCTGGGAACTGCCCGCTGGTGGGATCGAACAGGGGCAGACGCCGTTACAGGCCGCGCAGGCGGAATTGTTGCAGGAGGTCGGCGGCACCAGTGAAAGTTGGCAATTTCTCTTCCAGGCCCCCAGTATGAACGGCATTGGCGACCATATCATTCATTATTTTGTGGCGCGTGAGGTGCAGCTTGGGCCAACCCACCATGAAGGCACAGAAGCGATCCAGGTGCACACATTTGCCGCTGAGGAGGCACTCTCCATGGCACGTCGTGGTGCTATGCAAGACATCCTCAGCATCGCCGGCCTGCTGGCAGCAGAGCCCTTGCTCATTAAGCCGGGTAGCTTCTAA